TGCCTAGGTGTGGAAGGCAAGGAGTTGGGCAGGACCCTGATTCTGCTCCTGATCACAGCCGGAGCAGCGGGGTCCGGTAACCACTACCACCCTTGGACGACGAGTACGGAGCGGTGAGCAATGAGCATGCCCGGCGGCACCGGCAACACCAGTGGTCGCTACCTCATCCGGGGTGACTACTACGACGAACATCTCACGGAACGTCAGCTGACCAACACCGTCACGATCGTGTGGGGCTCTGTGGGCCTGGTCTTCGGCTTGCTCATCGGAATGGGGTTGTCGTCGCTCTTCGGGCTGTCGACCGTATTCCGCGTCGTGCTGATCACTGCACTAGTCCTCGTCGTCGGTGGGGGCACCGCATGGATCGCGCGCCGGATAGCGCGGCGCGGAACGGAGGACAAGCGGGTTGCAGAGTTCCTCGCGGAGTACGGAAGCGCGGAGAGCGACAGCGCCGACAGCGCCGACAGCGCCGACAGCGATACGCAACGGGACGCTGAGCGATGAGTAGCCGTGGCGGCCTGCGCTCCTCGGGCCCGGCTTCGTCACTGCCGTGAAGCAGACGGAGCTTGGCCTCCCGGCGGCGTCATCGGCTCCTGTCCGTTCTCCGGCCCGGCACGCACGGCCGTGGACCGAAGTGGGTCCGTGGCCGGAGACGCCGTCGAATACCACCTCGCCGCCGATGCCCGCTGTCGGCCCCTCGCGTTCGTTCTCACCGCCGGACAAGCCGGTGATGCACCTGCCTTCACCGAGGTCATGGCCCGCCTGCGTGTTCCCCGTCGGCGAGGACGTCCCCGCACCAGGCCGGACCTGGTCCTGGCCGACAAGGCGTACTCCTCCCGCGCGATCCACGAGCACCTACGCAGACGCGGCATCCGCACGGTGATTCCGGAACGGGCCGACCAGCAGGCCAACCGCGGGGTCCCGGTTCCTAAGCTGATGGGAAGCCGGAACCCGCCGGGCCATCAGGCGGCGATGGCCGGCCGGAACCGGGTCGGAGCCGGAGTGGTGCGCCCAGAAACCGGAGTGGTGCGCCCAGAAAGGGGCCTGCGGAGTGAGCGCTGAGGCAGCTGCCATCAATCTCGGGCGGACGGTCGCCACCCGCGTCGTGCGGTTATGGCTCGAACCGCGCCGGCGCGAGCAGGAAGGCCGGATGGAGATGTCCGCCCTGGTCCGGCGGCGGGTGCCGGGGCTGCGGGCGCAGCGGGGTGTGGAGCGGCAGTTCGAGCAGATCGCGGACGCGGTCGCGGCGCGGCTGGAGCCCATGTGCGGGCATGAGTTCCGCGACTTGGAGGAGGGCGGGCGGCAGGCGGCGCTCGACGCCGTGACGGCGGCCTTCGGCCGCGCGGACCTGTCCGACGAGGCGATCCTCGGGTCCGACGCCAACCCCGCCGAGCTGGCCCGCCGGGTGCGGGCCTCCGCTCCCCCGCCCGCCGGGCTGGGCGAGGCGGCCACGCACTTCTACGAGCTGCTGCTGGCCGAGTGCTGCGACTGCTATGTGCGGATCCTCCAGCGGCTCCCGGTCTTCACCGAGCGCGGGATCGCCGAGCTGCTGGGGCGGGTCGGCGAGCTCGGCCCCGAGCTGAGCCGGGTGCTGGAGCGGCTCCCGGTCAGATCGCTGTACGCGCCGCAGGGGGCGGACCAGGACGCCGCCTTCCGCAGGGAGTACCTGGAGTTCCTCAGCCGCGCCCTGGACGAGGTGGAGCTGTTCAGCTTCACGGCCGGTCAGGCCCCGCGCACCAAGTTGTCCGTCGCCTACATCAGTCTGCGGGTCAGCACGGGCGGAGACGGGCGGGCGGCGCGGCGGTCAGTCGGTGGGCCCGACCAACTGCTGCGGACGGGCATCAGCTCATGGGACGGTCCCGAGCAGGAGTCGTCGGCGAGCGTACGGGTCGAGGCGGCACTGAAGGAGTCGGCTCGCATTCTGCTGCGCGGGGAGGCGGGTTCCGGCAAGACGACGCTGCTCAACTGGCTGGCCGTCACCGCAGCGCGCGGCGCCTTCGGCGGGGATCTGGCCGAGTGGAACGGTCTGATCCCCGTCCTGGTCAAACTGCGGCGTTACGCCTCGCGCGAGCTGCCACGGCCGGAGGAACTGCTGGACGCCACGGCCGGACCGCTGACCGGCCATATGCCCCGGGCATGGATGGACCGCGAGTTCCAGGCGGGGCGGGTGCTGCTGCTCGTCGACGGGGTGGACGAGCTCGTCGCGGGCGAGCGGCGCAAGGTCCGGGAGTGGCTGCGGCTGCTGCTCAACGCCTATCCGCAGACCCGAACGGTGGTGACGTCCCGGCCGACCGCCGCGCGCGGCGACTGGCTGCGCGCGGAGGGCTTCGCCCCGGTGGGGCTGGAGCGGATGACGCCCGCGGATCTTCGGGCGTTCGTACGGCAGTGGCATCAGGCGGTGGGAGCCCAGGGCGGCGATCTGCCATGCGCCCTGGAGGAGCTGCCGCACTACGAGCGGGCATTGCTGGCGGCCCTCCAGGACCGCCCTCATCTGCGGACGCTCGCGGCGAGCCCCCTGCTGGCCGCGCTGCTGTGCGCGTTGCACCTGGGACGGCGCCGGCGGCTGCCGCGCAACCGCATGGAGCTGTACCGCATAGCCCTGGAACTGCTGGTGCAGCGCCGCGACGCGGAGCGCGGGGTGCCCAGCGCGCTGGACGTACAGCTCAGCCTGACCGACAAGCTGTGTGTGCTGCGGGATCTGGCATGGCGGCTTTCGGACAACAACCGCAGTGAGATTTCCACGGAGAAGGCGCTGGCTCATGTCACCGTCAAGGTGGCGTCGATGCGCCATCTGGACACCGAGGGCGAGGCGGTGCTGGATCACCTGGTGTCGCGTTCGGGAGTGCTGCGCGTCCCCGCCGAGGACCGCATCGACTTCCTGCACCGCAGCTTCCAGGAGTACCTGGCGGCAGAGGAGGCGGCGGCAGAGGACCGCATCGGCAACCTGGTCGAGCGGGCCCATCTGGACACCTGGCGCGAGACCATCATCATGGCCGCCGGACATGCCAACCGCAGTCAGCGGCAGGAGCTCGTCACCGGCATCCTCGACCGCGCGGAGGCCGAACGCCGCCATGCGCGGGGCCTGCGGCTGCTGGCGGCGTCCTGCCTGGAGACGATGGAGTCCGTGCAGGAGGGGCTCGCGACACGGCTGGACGAGAACCTCCGGGTGCTGGTGCCGCCGAGGCGCCGGAAGGACGCCGTGTCACTCGCGGCGGTGGGGGATCCGGTGCTCCGCCGGCTGCCGCGCTCACTGGACGGTCTGACGGACGCGGCGGCCAGGGCGGCGGTGCGGACCGCCGCGCTCATCGGTGGCGAGCGTGCGCTCGATGTGCTGGATGCTTACGCGGAGGCGGAACGAGTCGGCGCGCACCAAGAACTCGCCGATGCCTGGGAGTATTTCGATCCGGACGAGTACGCCCAGCGCGTGCTCGCCAAGATTTCCCTGGAACGCGTCACGCTGAAGCTCTCCCACCCCAGCCAGTGGGCCGCGGCCAGGAAGCTGGCGTCGGTACGGAAGCTGTCGATCAGCCATCCGCTCACTTCCGGTCTCGCGACGCTCACGGACTTCCCCGGACTCTCATCGCTGTGGATCTCACGGCTGGTGGGCGACAACGACCTGAGCCCGCTCGCCGCCCACGCGCAGCTCAGCACGCTTTGGATCCTCGGAGACACTGCCCTGGAGGACGCCTCACCATTGAGCGCGCTCACGCACCTTCAGGAATTGAGCCTCACCGGCTGGCCTTCCCTCCCGCCCGTGAGCGAAATCCCGATACCGGAAACCTTGACCAAACTGAGCTTGGGAGACCTGCCTCACGATCCTGATCTGCGGTTCCTTCACGATCTGCCACCGCTCGACAGGCTCTACCTGGCAGGCTCGGGGACTCCGCGTCACCTCGCGAGCTTTTCAGCGGTGACCACCCCGGAGCGACTTTGGCTGGGCGGTTTCGACCTCTCCGCATGCCTCCCCGACATGTCAGCTTTCCTTCGCATCCCGGACCTGAGCTTCTACCGTTGCGTCTTTCCAGCCGACCTCGGCCCGCTCAACGCCGTCCCCTCTCTTGAGACCGTGTTCTTCGGTGAATGCCGGGGCCCGCACCCCGGCCCCCTGGACCTCTCGTCCCTGGCCGGGCGTTCGGCCCCGACACAGCTCACCGTCAAGGTGGGCAGGACGCAAACAGCCGCCGGGACCGAACAACTCGGTCCCGGCATCCGCGTCCAGCACCTGTAGCGCCGGAGCTAGCCGCCGCCCAGCTCCGCATGGCGCGCCGCCAGCCACCTCGCGCCCTCCTCCGTCAGCGAGCCGTGCAACCGCAGCCGGCCCACGCCGCCGTCCGGATAGATGTCGATCCGGACGTGGGTCACCGGCGGGGCCGCGTCCAGGAGGAAGCGGTGGACCGTGTCGGGCTGGAGGCGGGTGCGGGGCAGGAGTTCGGTCCAGGCCGGGGCCGTGGGGTCGGCCGGGTCCGCGCCGGTTGTCGCGTCGAGGCCGTACAGCGCCGCCCAGCCCGGTGCGTTGCCCTTGTAGCAGCCGGTGTCGATCTCCACGGCGCGGATGGTCCCCTGGGCGGCGAGGCGGTAGCGGACCCAGTCGTGGCCCGTGTCGCGGCGCCGGCGGGTCTCCCAGCCCTCGTCCATCCGGCGGGAGCGGCCCGGCCCGATGGAGTTGGCGGGCGGGGAGTAGAAGCGGTCGGAGGCGTCCTCGGCCGCGCCGCCGCACTCCAGCGCCACCAGGTCGAAGGTGCCGAGGGCGGTGAGCCAGGCCGGTTCTGGGGCGGCCTCGCCGTGGACGCGGAGGCGGGCGATGCCGCCGTCGGGGTGCTGTTTGAGGCGGAGGTGGGTGAAGCGGCGGCGTACGGAGACGGGGAAGCCGTTGGCCGCGTGGCCGCCGATCTGCGTACGGGGGACGAGCTCGGTCCATACGACGTCGTCGGCGAGGAGCTCCTCGGGGGACGGGGTGCCGTCCACGGCCGTGGCCTCGACGCTCACCGCGCGCGGGTAGTTGCCGCGGAAGTGGGCGGTGTCGACGACGATGCCGTGGACGACCCCGGGCGCGCCGAGGCGGATCAGGGCCCAGTCGTGGTCGTCCTCGGCCGGATGCGGGGTGCCGGCCGAGGCCCCGCGCCGCCGCCGGGTCTCCCAGCCGTCCATGACCTTGCCCTTGTGGCCGAAGGACTCGGGGTCGAAGCGCGGGTCTTCGGGCTTCAGCAGGTTCTCGCGCTCGGCGAAGAACTCGTCGTTGGCCGCGATCACGCTTCCGCCGAGCCGCCGGTCGGCCAGGTCCACGAGATGGGTGAAGGGGAGGTCGGCGGTCCGGTAGTCGGCGTACGGATCGCCGCCGCCGTACGGGGCGGCGTCGCCGGTGAAGCGGGGGATCGGCGCGGTCATGTGCGGTGCTGCCTCTCCAGGAGTCGGCCGGTGGGTTCCGTCGGCGTGCCATGGTCGGCGATCTTCCGGCCGCGCAGCCATGTGGACCGTACGACGCCGTACAGCGTTCTGCCCGCATAGGCGGTGACCTGGTTGCGGTGGTGGAGGGCGGCGGGGTCGACGGTGAAGGTCTCGTCGGGGGCGAGGACCGCGAAGTCGGCGTCGCGCCCGGGCTCGATGGCGCCCTTACGGTCGAGACCGACGAGCGCGGCGGGGCCGGTGGACATCCAGCGGGCCACGTCGTGGAGGGTGTGGCCGCGCCGCCGGGCCGCCGTCCAGACGGCCGGGAGCCCGAGCTGGAGCGAGGAGATGCCGCCCCAGGCCCGCCCGAAGTCGCCGACCTTGAGGTCGGCCGTGCAGGGCGAGTGGTCGGAGACCACGCAGTCGATCTCCCCGGCCGCCAGGCCCGCCCACAGCGCGTCCTGGTTGGCGGCCTCCCGGATGGGCGGACAGCATTTGAACTCCGTGGCACCGTCGGGGACTTCCTCGGCGGTGAGGGTCAGGAAGTGCGGGCAGGTCTCCACGGTGATCCGGACGCCCTCGCGCCGTGCGTCGGCGATCAGCGGCAGCGCCTCGGCGGACGAGAGGTGCAGGACGTGGACGCGGGCGTCCAGCTCGCGGGCGAGGGCGATGAGGCCCGCGATGGCCTCGTTCTCGGCGGTGCGCGGGCGGGAGGCGAGGAAGTCGGCGTAGCGCGGGCCGGTGGGCGGCGGGGCGCCGTCGATGAGGCGGGCGTCCTCGGCGTGGACGATGAGCAGTCCGCCGAAGCCCGCGATCTCACGGAGGGCGGTCCGGAGCCGGCCGGGGTCGAGTGGCGGGAATTCGTCCACGCCGGAGGGGAGCAGGAACGCCTTGAAGCCGAGGACGCCCGCGTCGTGCAGCGGCCGTAGCTCCGGGACGTTCCCGGGCACGGCCCCGCCCCAGAACCCGATGTCGACATGGGCCGACCGCCGGGCGACGGCCCGTTTGACCTCCAGGGCCGGGACGGTGGTGGTCGGCGGGACGCTGTTGAGCGGCATGTCGACGAGGGTGGTGACGCCGCCGGCCGCGGCGGCGCGGGTGGCCGAGCCGAAACCCTCCCATGCGGTGCGGCCGGGGTCGTTGACATGGACGTGGGTGTCGACGAGGCCGGGGAGCAGGACGTCGTCGCCGAGGTCCTCGACCCGTGCGCCGTCCGGGTCCGGTGCGTCGTACGGCCCGACGGCCACGATGCGGCCGTCGGCGACGGACACGGAGGCCGCGCGCGGGCCGTCCGGCGTGACCACGTTGGCCGAGCGCAGCACCAGCTCGACGTCGGACACCGACATCCTCCTCACCCGCCAACTCCGGATTTTCCGCTACCCGGAATTCATTTTTCGTTGCATTCTTCACTCCGTCGTCGGCCCGGTCAAGGCCCCGCCCGCCGTGACCTGCGAGGGAATCGGTACATCGGCCAGTTCGCCACCGACGCGGACCTTCGCCCTCACGGCATAGATGACCCCGGCGATGGCCATTCCGAAGACCCAGGAGAACGGGGCCACGTCCTCGAACCCCTTGACCAGGGCCAACACCGCCGAGACCGTAGCGGAGGGCACGAAGGCGATGATCGCCTCCGGGTTGAAACCCTTGCGGTAGTAGTAGGCTCCCGCCTTGTCGGCGCTGAAGAGCGCGTCGACATCGATGTTTCCGCGCCGCACCAGGTAGTAGTCCACGAGCAGCACGGCGACCAGCGGGCCGAGGAAGGCGCCGAGAGCGCCCAGGAAGTACTGGATGACGACCGGGCTCGAGTAGAGCTTCCACGGCATGACCACGATCGCGAGCACCGCCGTGATCATGCCCCCGCGCCGGAAGTCGAGGTACTTCGGCGCGAGGTTGGCGAAGTCGTACGCGGGCGAGACGAAGTTCGCCACGACGTTGATGCCGATGGTGGCGACCATGAAGGACACCGCGCCGGCCACCGTGACCACCGGGTTGTCGATCCGCGCGATGACCTCGACCGGATCGGAGATCGCCTCGCCGAAGACCGAGATGGTGCCGGCCGTCATCAGCACCGAGACGACGGCGAAGGCGGAGAAGTTCACCGGCAGTCCCAGCAGATTGCCGCGCCGGTAGGCCCGGTGGTCCGGGGTGAAGCGCGCGAAGTCGGCGTAGTTGAGCACGAGGGTGAGGAAGGTGGCGACGGTCAGACTGACCGCGATCAGGCTCTGGTGGAGCTGCTCGCGCCCGCTCAGCCCGGTCAGGCTGTCGGTGAGCGAGATGTCGCCATCCGCCTTGGCGATCAGCCACACGGCGAGCGCGAGCATGACCAGCCAGACCACCGGGCCGGTGGCGAGGTCCTGCACCTTGCGGATGAACTCCATGCCCCGGGTGAGCAGCACCGCCTGCAGCAGCCACATCACCAGGAAGGCGATCCAGCCGAGGGTGGACAGCCCGAAGACGGAGTTGTGGTCGTATTCGGCGAGCGAGGGCGCCAGTTGGACGCCGAGGAGGATCAACGCCTCCGACGCCAGCCAGGTCTGGATGCCGTACCAGGCGACCGCCATCACCGCCCGCAGAAGGGCGGGGATATTGGCCCCGTACACACCCCAGCTGGCCCGTGCCAGCACGGGGAAGGGCACTCCGGTGCGGTGGCCGGCATGGCCCATGCGGTTCATGAACCAGTAGAGGATGGTGACACCGGCCAGCAGGGACAGGAAGACCTCCCAGGTGGGCAGCCCCAGCACAAACAGGCTCGCCGCGAAGGTGTAGTTGCTGATCGCATGGGTGTCGGACATCCACATGGCGAAGATGCTGTACGTTCCCCACTTGCGCTCCACGGCGGGCGCGAGGTCTTCGTTGTGGAGACGGGGGTCCGGTTCGACGGGTGATGCCATGGCGCCCTCCATAAGAGTCGTCCGGAATAACTTTTCCGCATGACGGTGCCTTGAAGGTGTTGCCGTTCGATTACGCCGACGTTGCCCGCGGACTCACCCGTGGGATCAGGACGGCCGGGCGCTGACAGGCCAGCCGCCGATGGCCTTGGGACGGGGCGGGGCGAAGGTGCGCACCTTGCTGGTGGAGAGACCGAGCCCGACCACCGACTCGGCGAACCGCACCGCGGCGGCGACGCCGTCCACGACCGGGACCCCGCCCAGCGCCGCCGAGACCTGGTCCTGGAGCCCGGCCATGCCACCGCACCCCAGGCAGATCACCTCGGCGCCGTCCCGCTCCACCACCTCGCGCGCGGTCCGCACGATGGCCTCGACGGTCCGCTCCGGGTCTTCCTCCAGCTCCAGCACGCCCAGGCCGGTGCCGCGCACCGCCGCGCAGCGCTGCGCCAGCCCGGCGATGAGCAGCCGGTCCCTGATCTGCGGTACGGCCCGGTCGAGAGTGGTGACGACCCCGTAGGCGTGGCCGAGCATCATGGCCAGCTGGGCGGCGGACTCGGTGATGTCGAGGACCGGTACGTCGAGGAGTTCCTGCGCCCCCTCGCGGCCCGGCTCGCCGAAGCCGGCCATCACGAGGGCGTCGAAGGGCTCGTCGTACGTGGCCAGTCGGTCCAGTACGGCGGCGGCGCTGAGATAGCCCTCGAAGTGGCCCTCGATCGACTCGGGCCCCCACAGCGGCTCGGTGGCCACGATCTCGGTGCCGGGGCTCGCGCTCGCCTCCGCGATGGCCCGGATCGAGGCCGTCATGGAGGCGGTGGTGTTGGGGTTCAGCACGAGGATGCGCATGGGACTCCCGCAGCGGTTCCGGTCCAGTGATTCAGGACGTCGATTCCGTAGGATGAAAGTTGACTTTCGATACAGAGAACCTAGCCACCCCCGCCACCGGCGTCGAGGGAACCCGGTATTCCGGCATCGGTCGATCATGGCCAGTCCGCCATACCGGCCGTGACCGGCACCGACAGCATTTCCAAGCCCGCTGTGGGCGTCGCCGGGGACCGGTAGGCTGCCCGTGGCCGGTCGGCAGCGGATCGTCACCGTATGCGGGCCGGTGCCGACCGCTGGGAAAGGAACACCGACGTGCCGTCCGCCGAGTCCAAGACCGCCGCCACCACCGCCGGATCCGGTGGCGTCCAGTCCCTGGAGCGCGCCTTCGATCTGCTGGAGCGGATGGCCGACGCCGGGGGCGAGGTCGGACTGAGCGAGCTCTCCGCCAGCAGTGGACTTCCCCTGCCCACCATCCACCGACTCATGCGCACGTTGGTGGCCTGCGGATATGTGCGCCAGCAGGCAAACCGCCGGTACGCCCTGGGGCCCCGGCTGATCCGGCTCGGCGAGAGCTCGTCCCGGCTGCTGGGCAGCTGGGCGCGGCCGTATCTGGCGCGGCTGGTGGAGGAGACGGGCGAGACCGCGAACATGGCGCTGCTGGACGGCGATGAGGTGGTGTACGTCGCGCAGGTGCCCTCGCGCCACTCGATGCGGATGTTCACCGAGGTCGGGCGGCGGGTGCTGCCCCACACCACGGGAGTCGGCAAGGCGCTGCTGGCGGACACGCCCCCCGAGGAGGTGCGCGCCCTGCTGGCCCGCACCGGTATGCCCGCGGCGACGGAGAAGACGATCACCTCGCCGGACGGGTTCCTCGAGGCGCTGCGGCAGGTCCACGAGCACGGCTACGCGGTGGACGACAACGAGCAGGAGATGGGCGTGCGCTGCCTCGCCGTCCCGGTGCCCGACTCCCCCGCCCCGGCGGCCATCTCCATCTCGGGCCCGGCGGGCCGGGTGACCGACGAGGCCACTGAACGGATCGTGCCGATCCTCAAGGAGGTCGCGGCGGAGCTGTCGGACGCGCTGGCCAGCACGGGGTCCGCCTGACGGCGGAGGGGAGCGACGGCGCGCCGCCCAAGCGGGCGGGGCCCGCTGAGCCACAAGCCGGGCGTGGGGATACTTTCCCCTCCCCGCCCCTTCCCGCAACCAGGGGCTCCGCCCCTGGACTCCGGAGTCCCGCCACGCGGCTGAGCCGCATACCGCCGTGGGAAGGGGCGAAGCCCCGGTCCGGGGTCTGGGGCTCTGCCCCAGTTTCGGGAAGGGGCGGGGAGGGGAACAGCCCGCCGCAGGCGTCATGATCCGCGGCGAGCGCGGTAGCACCCCAAGCGTCATTCGGCGCGCCCGGGGCCGCCGGGCCGGACGGATCCGCCTTGCCCGTTGCCCGTTGGCCGGGTCGCTCAGTCTCTCCCTATGCCCGTCCGGGGCACGCTGCCGAACTGGTCGATCGCCGCACGGACGCCCGTCAGGGCGGGGCCCAGGGCGCTGACCGAGCCCAGGGCGCCCGCGATGAGGAGCAGCGAGCGGCGCAGCCGGTGCAGCTCCGGGGCGCCGGTGCGGGCCATGGCGTCGAGTGCGGCCAGCTCGTCGTCCGCGATCGCCCGGTCGGGTAATTCCGCCGGGTGGGCGGCCAGATCGCGCCTGAGCCGGGCCACGGCACGGCGCAGTTCGGCCGCCCTCGGATCGTCCTCGGTGCCCGCCACTCGCCTGACTTCCACGACTGCGGCGCCCTCCACTGACAAGGCGCCGGGTTCACCCCAGAGCCTCGCGCCTTCGTTGGCCAACACTGCCCTTCTCCCCCTCGCGCCCTCTCGCACGAGCCTGCCCCCTCTCCGCATGACCGCCCCAACCCTCCACCTCGCGTGGATTCGGACACAAGGGGCCGCGGATCAGTTAACGCCACTCAGTGCACGACGCGCTATACGGAGAGCGAAAATCAGACCGGCTGGGATGAAGCCCCCGCCCGGCCCCGATGTGCGGTAAGCAGGGCCCATGGAACGTACAACGGAGGACTCCGCGCAGGTCGCCGGGATCGTACTGGCGGCCGGGGGCGGCCGGCGGCTGGGCGGGCGGCCCAAGGCCCTTTTGGCGCATCGGGGGCGTCCACTGGTGGAGCACGCCGCGCACGCGCTGCGAGAGGGCGGCTGCGCCCCGGTGCACATCGTGCTGGGCGCCGCGGCCGGGGCGGTACGGGCGCGGGCCCGGCTGGACGGGTACGTCCTGGTGGACAACCCCGACTGGGAGGAGGGCATGGGCTCCTCGCTGCGGGCCGGGCTCGCCTCACTGGCCGGTACGGGCGCGAAGGCGGCGCTGGTCGCGCTGGTGGACCAGCCGGGGATCGGCGCCGAGGCGGTGGCGCGGGTGGTGGCCGCGTACCGCTCGCCGTCCACCCTGGCGGCCGCCGCGTACGGCGGGGAGCGGGGGCATCCGGCGCTGTTCGGCGCGGACCGGTGGGCGGATATCGCGGCGAGTGCGGTGGGCGACCGGGGGGCACGCGCCTATCTGCGGGCGCATCAGTCCGCGATCACGCTCGTCGACTGCTCGGATATCGCTCGTACGGACGACATCGACACCCCCGAGGACTTGACGCTGCTGGAGTGAGGGGCACCGACGGGCACGGCACGGAGGCGCGGTTCAACAGAAGATTGAACTTCCACCATGAGGAAATTAGTATCCGCAAAGCAGAGGTATTGCGAGCGTTCAGCCGAGACTCGCCCAAGGAGTGACCGCCCATGTCCGCATCAGCGCCGTCCCCGCTGGCCATCGTCGACGCCGAACCGCTGGAGCGTCAGGGAGAGGTGCTGACCGACGCGGCCCTGGCCTTCCTGGCCGAGCTCCACCACCGCTTCACCCCGCGCCGGGACGAGCTGCTCGCGCGCCGTGCGGAGCGCCGCGCCGAGATCGCCCGCACCAGTACCCTGGGCTTCCTCCCCGAGACCGCCCACATCCGGGACGACCCCGACTGGCGCGTCGCCCCGGCCCCGCCCGCGCTCGAGGACCGCCGGGTGGAGATCACCGGCCCCACCGACCGCAAGATGACCATCAACGCGCTCAACTCCGGCGCCAAGGTCTGGCTCGCCGACTTCGAGGACGCCTCCGCCCCGACCTGGGCGAATGTGATCGGCGGTCAGCTGAATCTGATCGACGCCTATGAGCGCCGGATCGACTTCACCTCCCCCGAGGGCAAGAGCTACGCCCTGCGGCCCGACGACACGCTGGCCACCGTCGTCACCCGGCCGCGCGGCTGGCACCTCGACGAGCGCCATCTGCGCGACGCCGACGGCCGCGCGGTCCCCGGCGCCCTCGTGGACTTCGGGCTGTACTTCTTCCACAACGCCCGCCGGCTGCTCACCCGGGGCCAGGGGCCGTACTTCTACCTCCCCAAGACCGAGTCCCACCTCGAGGCCCGGCTGTGGAACGACGTCTTCGTCTTCGCGCAGGACCACCTCGGGATTCCGCAGGGGACGATCCGCGCCACCGTTCTGATCGAGACGATCACGGCCGCGTACGAGATGGACGAGATCCTCTACGAGCTCCGCGACCACGCCTCCGGGCTCAACGCGGGCCGCTGGGACTACCTCTTCTCGATCGTCAAGAACTTCCGCGACGGCGGCCCCGGTTTCGTCCTCCCGGACCGCAACGCGGTCACGATGACCGCCCCGTTCATGCGCGCCTACACCGAACTGCTCGTCCGCACCTGCCACAAGCGCGGCGCCCACGCGATCGGCGGCATGGCGGCCTTCATCCCCTCGCGGCGCGACCCCGAGGTCAACGCCGTGGCGTTCGACAAGGTCAAGGCCGACAAGGACCGTGAGGCCGGCGACGGCTTCGACGGCTCCTGGGTCGCCCACCCCGATCTGGTCCCGGTGGCCCGCGCCTCCTTCGACGCGGTCCTCGGCGACCGTCCGCACCAGAAGGAGCGGCTGCGCGAGGACGTCCACGTCACCGCCGCCGAGCTGATCGACATCGCCTCGATCGACGCCAAGCCCACCCAGCAGGGGCTGCGGAACGCCGTACAGGTCGGCATCCGCTATATCGAGGCGTGGCTGCGCGGCCTCGGCGCCGTCGCGATCTTCAATCTGATGG
This genomic interval from Streptomyces asiaticus contains the following:
- a CDS encoding IclR family transcriptional regulator; this translates as MRAGADRWERNTDVPSAESKTAATTAGSGGVQSLERAFDLLERMADAGGEVGLSELSASSGLPLPTIHRLMRTLVACGYVRQQANRRYALGPRLIRLGESSSRLLGSWARPYLARLVEETGETANMALLDGDEVVYVAQVPSRHSMRMFTEVGRRVLPHTTGVGKALLADTPPEEVRALLARTGMPAATEKTITSPDGFLEALRQVHEHGYAVDDNEQEMGVRCLAVPVPDSPAPAAISISGPAGRVTDEATERIVPILKEVAAELSDALASTGSA
- a CDS encoding DUF5955 family protein, producing MLANEGARLWGEPGALSVEGAAVVEVRRVAGTEDDPRAAELRRAVARLRRDLAAHPAELPDRAIADDELAALDAMARTGAPELHRLRRSLLLIAGALGSVSALGPALTGVRAAIDQFGSVPRTGIGRD
- a CDS encoding nucleotidyltransferase family protein; protein product: MERTTEDSAQVAGIVLAAGGGRRLGGRPKALLAHRGRPLVEHAAHALREGGCAPVHIVLGAAAGAVRARARLDGYVLVDNPDWEEGMGSSLRAGLASLAGTGAKAALVALVDQPGIGAEAVARVVAAYRSPSTLAAAAYGGERGHPALFGADRWADIAASAVGDRGARAYLRAHQSAITLVDCSDIARTDDIDTPEDLTLLE
- the aceB gene encoding malate synthase A — translated: MSASAPSPLAIVDAEPLERQGEVLTDAALAFLAELHHRFTPRRDELLARRAERRAEIARTSTLGFLPETAHIRDDPDWRVAPAPPALEDRRVEITGPTDRKMTINALNSGAKVWLADFEDASAPTWANVIGGQLNLIDAYERRIDFTSPEGKSYALRPDDTLATVVTRPRGWHLDERHLRDADGRAVPGALVDFGLYFFHNARRLLTRGQGPYFYLPKTESHLEARLWNDVFVFAQDHLGIPQGTIRATVLIETITAAYEMDEILYELRDHASGLNAGRWDYLFSIVKNFRDGGPGFVLPDRNAVTMTAPFMRAYTELLVRTCHKRGAHAIGGMAAFIPSRRDPEVNAVAFDKVKADKDREAGDGFDGSWVAHPDLVPVARASFDAVLGDRPHQKERLREDVHVTAAELIDIASIDAKPTQQGLRNAVQVGIRYIEAWLRGLGAVAIFNLMEDAATAEISRSQIWQWVNAGIVFENGEKATADRVRKVAAEELAAIREEVGEDAFAAGRWNQAHDLLLRVALDEDYAEFLTLPAYELLD